A genomic region of Aeropyrum pernix K1 contains the following coding sequences:
- a CDS encoding phosphotransferase: MTAIAYHGIVDAESQREVMEALLRGAAGLDVECTHPIVSVEEVSLEGAGPRSLSYRLLSRPYGLLAAKVYRRPPPVDREWLLLRFLAASSLPLVPRPLCRASLEGRTYMVVHEYVEGVPAATLFIEAAKQSLKTGVATVPSEAGALGVAVAAIHSALASCRESWCMPEEPTEAMVERWMSRLAIRASMIEDLARGLPADEARIVYDAASALRQLHQREWRGLLGGVAMQTHGDLHLYQVLVSRSGRIVVTDFEGEPSRQPAGAMEKEHPERDLAALLRSLDYASVLAAQALGGRTVESAIETARGELRGWVEASYRIVEASYVDTLSRAGLPGEVSRERLAFWLVERASYEIVYELKYRTGYHLIPATALLEALEGGLDWLAR, from the coding sequence TTGACGGCGATAGCATACCATGGGATTGTCGACGCGGAGTCTCAGAGGGAGGTTATGGAAGCACTGTTAAGGGGGGCCGCCGGCCTCGATGTCGAGTGCACCCACCCAATAGTATCGGTGGAGGAGGTTTCACTCGAGGGTGCCGGGCCCCGGAGCTTGTCGTACAGGCTACTATCAAGGCCCTACGGCCTCCTCGCGGCGAAGGTTTACAGGAGGCCCCCTCCAGTTGATAGGGAGTGGCTGCTTCTCAGGTTCCTAGCTGCATCCAGCCTCCCCTTAGTGCCCCGCCCCCTCTGCAGGGCGTCCCTAGAGGGTAGGACCTACATGGTCGTACACGAGTATGTGGAGGGGGTTCCCGCCGCTACTCTCTTCATCGAGGCTGCTAAGCAGAGCTTGAAAACCGGTGTGGCTACAGTCCCCTCGGAGGCGGGGGCCCTGGGGGTTGCTGTGGCCGCTATCCACTCGGCCCTGGCATCGTGCAGGGAGTCGTGGTGCATGCCGGAGGAGCCCACGGAAGCTATGGTGGAGAGGTGGATGAGCAGGCTCGCAATACGGGCCTCCATGATAGAGGACCTAGCCAGGGGGCTGCCTGCCGATGAGGCTAGGATAGTCTACGACGCGGCCTCCGCCCTACGGCAGCTACACCAGAGGGAGTGGAGGGGGCTCCTAGGAGGCGTGGCGATGCAGACGCACGGGGACCTCCACCTCTACCAGGTCCTGGTTTCCCGGAGCGGGAGGATAGTGGTGACCGACTTCGAGGGGGAACCCTCACGCCAGCCAGCTGGGGCTATGGAGAAGGAGCATCCAGAGAGGGATCTGGCTGCACTCCTCAGGAGCCTGGACTACGCCAGCGTGCTGGCTGCCCAGGCTCTGGGGGGGAGGACGGTCGAGTCTGCCATAGAGACGGCGAGGGGGGAGCTCAGGGGCTGGGTTGAGGCTAGCTACAGGATAGTCGAGGCCAGCTACGTTGACACGCTATCAAGAGCCGGGCTGCCCGGCGAGGTTAGCAGGGAGAGGCTTGCGTTTTGGCTGGTAGAGAGGGCCAGCTACGAGATCGTCTACGAGCTGAAGTACAGGACGGGCTACCATTTGATACCCGCCACCGCCCTGTTGGAGGCTCTGGAGGGCGGTCTGGATTGGCTGGCCCGATAG
- a CDS encoding DUF2797 domain-containing protein → MAGPIVPRAVYKDLIPRGLRRVSVATLGGRESFDIEYYVVEVRGLIAHKPPTPDAELIGVEVGLEIAPRPWVEMCRWHSGPLDRPDDPLSRIYCTSPAQGFCRQHRRSERALYDECFGSQGERGLWACKALDETASMEYAVYLTAFYSPSAPVKVGVTRRFRLLERVAEQPHIAATAVAFLDSAYKARLLEIEIGRRGIARQSTRKTRIARYIRRMEPLIALRRAAEEASSLAGENWGGKLFAIEPPGSISDPAQPRPGLKFTLGGYWGGLLGLRSRGATIWVKSGDIMHKTSLAYAEA, encoded by the coding sequence TTGGCTGGCCCGATAGTCCCCCGCGCCGTCTACAAAGACCTCATACCGCGGGGCCTTAGGAGGGTCTCGGTGGCAACTCTAGGCGGGCGGGAGAGCTTCGACATAGAGTACTATGTGGTCGAGGTTAGGGGCCTGATAGCCCACAAGCCTCCAACGCCAGATGCAGAGCTTATAGGTGTCGAAGTGGGTCTTGAGATAGCGCCCAGGCCTTGGGTGGAGATGTGCAGATGGCACAGCGGCCCTCTGGACAGGCCGGACGACCCCCTCTCCAGGATATACTGCACTAGCCCCGCCCAGGGCTTCTGCAGGCAGCATAGGAGGAGCGAGAGAGCCCTCTACGACGAGTGCTTCGGCTCCCAGGGGGAGAGGGGGCTGTGGGCTTGCAAGGCCCTGGACGAGACGGCTTCTATGGAGTACGCCGTCTACCTGACGGCCTTCTACAGCCCCTCCGCCCCTGTCAAGGTCGGGGTCACCAGGAGGTTTAGGCTCCTGGAGAGGGTGGCTGAGCAGCCCCACATAGCAGCGACCGCGGTAGCCTTCCTCGACAGCGCCTACAAAGCAAGGCTCCTCGAGATAGAGATCGGCAGGAGAGGCATAGCAAGGCAGTCGACGAGGAAGACAAGAATCGCGAGATATATCAGGAGGATGGAGCCCCTTATAGCCCTTAGGAGGGCGGCGGAGGAGGCCTCAAGCCTTGCGGGGGAAAACTGGGGCGGAAAGCTCTTCGCCATCGAACCCCCCGGGAGCATCTCAGACCCCGCGCAACCTAGGCCGGGGCTCAAATTCACCCTAGGAGGCTACTGGGGAGGCCTCCTCGGCCTCCGCAGCAGAGGGGCGACAATCTGGGTTAAGTCTGGCGATATCATGCACAAGACGAGCCTGGCCTACGCTGAGGCCTAG
- a CDS encoding TrpB-like pyridoxal phosphate-dependent enzyme, protein MDLARYRFDLSIEEVPTSWYNILPDLPEEVPPPLNPKTGEPVDPSALAKLFPKALIEQEVSRERYIEIPGEVHEAYISFARRPTPLLRAVNLERALNTPAEIYYKYEGVTPTGSHKINTALAQAYYNKLEGVERLVTETGAGQWGSALSAAGAYFGVKVRVYMVRVSYLQKPYRRTLMELYGAEVYPSPSDKTEFGRKLLAENPNHPGSLGIAISEAIEDVINSGGNAKYSLGSVLNHVLLHQTVIGLEAEKQFREAGVYPDIMIGAVGGGSNFAGFTYPFIRHRLKGSSSTRFIAVEPKASPSMTRGVYTYDYGDTAGLTPLLKMHTLGHTYQVPPIHAGGLRYHGVAPTLSVLLKHGIVEARAYHQREVFRAAHMFAKAEGIVPAPESAHAVKAAIDEAIKARDEGRRVVIAFNLSGHGLLDLQGYREYLDGTLEDYEPEEIPASRR, encoded by the coding sequence ATGGATTTAGCTAGGTACAGGTTCGACCTCTCCATAGAGGAGGTCCCCACATCCTGGTACAACATCCTCCCAGACCTCCCAGAGGAGGTTCCTCCCCCTCTGAACCCCAAGACAGGGGAGCCAGTGGACCCGTCAGCCCTCGCCAAGCTCTTTCCAAAAGCGTTGATAGAGCAGGAGGTCAGTAGGGAGAGGTATATCGAGATACCCGGCGAAGTCCACGAAGCCTACATATCGTTCGCCAGGAGGCCAACCCCCCTCCTTAGAGCAGTTAACCTGGAGAGAGCGCTGAATACGCCCGCGGAAATCTACTATAAGTACGAGGGTGTAACCCCCACGGGGAGCCACAAGATAAACACGGCGCTAGCCCAAGCGTACTACAACAAGCTGGAGGGGGTTGAGAGGCTGGTCACCGAGACTGGAGCCGGCCAATGGGGGTCGGCCCTCTCAGCCGCTGGAGCCTACTTCGGCGTGAAGGTTAGAGTGTACATGGTGAGGGTGAGCTACCTCCAGAAGCCCTATAGGCGGACGCTGATGGAGCTTTACGGGGCTGAGGTCTACCCGAGCCCAAGCGATAAAACAGAGTTTGGGAGAAAGCTTCTCGCCGAGAACCCCAACCACCCTGGAAGCCTGGGGATAGCGATAAGCGAGGCTATAGAGGACGTTATCAACAGCGGTGGTAACGCTAAGTACAGCCTAGGCAGCGTGCTTAACCATGTCCTCCTCCACCAGACAGTGATAGGCCTTGAGGCTGAGAAGCAGTTCAGAGAGGCGGGTGTCTACCCAGACATAATGATAGGCGCCGTGGGCGGGGGCAGCAACTTCGCGGGCTTCACCTACCCCTTCATAAGGCACAGGCTAAAGGGCTCAAGCTCCACCAGGTTCATAGCGGTAGAGCCTAAGGCAAGCCCTAGCATGACGCGGGGAGTCTACACGTACGACTACGGCGATACAGCGGGGCTCACACCCCTCCTCAAGATGCACACCCTAGGCCACACATACCAGGTCCCCCCTATACACGCCGGGGGGCTGAGGTACCACGGTGTAGCGCCCACTCTAAGCGTGCTTCTAAAGCACGGCATAGTGGAGGCGAGGGCCTACCACCAGCGAGAGGTGTTCAGGGCGGCACACATGTTCGCGAAGGCAGAGGGTATAGTGCCGGCTCCTGAGAGTGCTCATGCGGTGAAGGCCGCGATAGACGAGGCAATCAAGGCGAGGGATGAGGGTAGGAGGGTAGTGATAGCTTTCAACCTTAGCGGCCACGGCCTCCTAGATCTACAAGGCTATAGGGAGTACCTAGACGGTACACTTGAGGACTACGAGCCTGAGGAGATACCTGCGTCGAGAAGGTGA
- a CDS encoding glutamate--tRNA ligase translates to MGSEDLERLLLGYALRDAVKHGGRASVGSVMSMLLGDHPELRSRAREIASLAARVVEQVNSMPAGEQKRLLSEQYPELARFEEQREKGDKGLPPLPGAVEGRVKLRFAPNPDFVIHMGNARPAIVNHEYARMYKGRMVLRFEDTDPRTKTPLREAYDLIRQDLKWLGVSWDEEYIQSLRMEVFYSVARRAIERGCAYVDNCGREGKELLSRGEYCPTRDLGPEDNLELFEKMLEGEFYEGEAVVRMKTDPRHPNPSLRDWVAMRIIDTEKHPHPLVGSRYLVWPTYNFAVSVDDHMMEITHVLRGKEHQLNTEKQLAVYRCMGWRPPYFIHFGRLKLEGFILSKSKIRKLLEERPGEFMGYDDPRFGTIAGLRRRGVLAEAIRQIILEVGVKPTDATISWANLAAANRKLLDERADRIMYVEDPVEMEVELAQVECRAAEIPFHPSRPQRKRRITLCTGDKVLLTREDAVEGRQLRLMGLSNFTVSQGILREVDPSLEYARRMKLPIVQWVKKGGEASVEVLEPVELELRRHQGYAEDAIRGYGVDSRLQFVRYGFVRVDSVEDGVYRVIYTHK, encoded by the coding sequence TTGGGTTCGGAGGATTTAGAGAGGCTGCTTCTAGGGTATGCTCTGAGGGATGCTGTAAAGCATGGCGGGAGGGCTAGCGTCGGGAGCGTCATGTCAATGCTCCTAGGGGACCATCCTGAGCTTAGGAGTAGGGCGAGGGAGATAGCCTCCCTGGCTGCAAGGGTCGTGGAGCAGGTGAACAGCATGCCTGCTGGCGAGCAGAAGAGGCTCCTCTCAGAACAGTATCCGGAGCTAGCGAGGTTTGAAGAGCAGCGCGAGAAAGGCGATAAAGGCCTACCCCCGCTGCCCGGGGCCGTGGAAGGCAGGGTCAAGCTGAGGTTCGCCCCCAACCCAGACTTTGTGATACACATGGGCAACGCTAGGCCGGCCATAGTGAACCACGAGTACGCCAGGATGTATAAGGGGAGGATGGTGCTGCGGTTCGAAGACACAGACCCTAGGACAAAGACTCCCCTACGGGAGGCGTACGACCTCATCCGCCAGGACCTCAAGTGGCTTGGCGTTTCCTGGGACGAGGAGTACATCCAGAGCCTCAGGATGGAGGTCTTCTACAGCGTAGCCAGAAGGGCTATAGAGCGGGGGTGCGCCTACGTCGACAACTGTGGGAGAGAGGGTAAGGAGCTGCTCTCGCGTGGAGAGTATTGTCCGACCAGGGATCTTGGCCCCGAGGATAATCTGGAGCTGTTTGAGAAGATGCTTGAAGGAGAGTTTTACGAGGGGGAGGCTGTTGTGAGGATGAAGACGGACCCGCGCCACCCCAACCCCAGCCTGAGGGACTGGGTGGCCATGAGGATTATAGACACGGAGAAACACCCCCACCCCCTCGTGGGGAGCAGGTACCTGGTGTGGCCGACCTATAACTTCGCCGTCAGCGTCGACGACCACATGATGGAGATAACCCACGTGCTCAGGGGTAAGGAGCACCAGCTGAACACCGAGAAGCAGCTTGCCGTCTACAGGTGTATGGGCTGGAGGCCGCCGTACTTCATCCACTTCGGCAGGCTAAAGCTGGAGGGGTTTATACTGAGCAAGAGCAAGATAAGAAAGCTCCTCGAAGAGAGGCCAGGAGAGTTCATGGGCTACGACGACCCCCGCTTCGGCACGATAGCCGGGCTGAGGAGGAGGGGTGTGCTGGCGGAGGCCATAAGACAGATAATACTCGAGGTGGGGGTCAAGCCCACGGACGCTACAATAAGCTGGGCAAACCTGGCGGCCGCTAATAGGAAGCTGCTGGACGAGCGGGCGGACAGGATAATGTATGTCGAAGACCCCGTTGAGATGGAGGTCGAGCTGGCCCAGGTGGAGTGCAGAGCCGCGGAGATACCGTTCCACCCGAGCCGCCCCCAGAGGAAGAGGAGGATAACCTTGTGCACGGGGGACAAGGTTCTCCTCACAAGGGAGGACGCAGTAGAGGGTAGGCAACTGAGGCTCATGGGCCTATCAAACTTCACCGTCAGCCAAGGCATATTGAGGGAGGTGGATCCCAGCCTCGAGTATGCGAGGAGAATGAAGCTACCTATAGTACAATGGGTGAAGAAGGGCGGAGAAGCTAGCGTAGAGGTACTCGAGCCCGTCGAGCTGGAGCTCAGGAGGCACCAGGGCTACGCTGAGGACGCTATTAGGGGCTATGGGGTTGACAGCCGCCTACAGTTTGTAAGGTACGGTTTTGTGAGGGTGGACAGCGTGGAAGACGGGGTCTACAGGGTGATATACACACACAAGTAG